A DNA window from Bradyrhizobium sp. CCBAU 53421 contains the following coding sequences:
- a CDS encoding RSP_7527 family protein — protein MKPQRREDARRVTAELITFYTRRAHALRAEAYRDAVRALWRGLVKVICGGS, from the coding sequence GTGAAGCCGCAGCGCCGCGAGGACGCGCGGCGCGTGACGGCTGAGCTGATCACATTCTACACGCGCAGGGCCCACGCCCTGCGGGCCGAGGCGTATCGCGACGCCGTTCGGGCGCTGTGGCGCGGTCTGGTCAAGGTGATCTGCGGCGGCAGTTGA
- the moaB gene encoding molybdenum cofactor biosynthesis protein B yields MSSIDESKAFIPLNIAVLTISDTRSLADDKSGTTLADRLTAAGHKLAAREIVTDDVEAIRAVIRRWIADPGVDAVITTGGTGFTGRDVTPEAVEPLFEKRMDGFSIAFHMLSHAKIGASTIQSRATAGVAGATFIFCLPGSPGACRDGWDGILAAQLDYRTRPCNFVEIMPRLDEHLRRPKAKGSSA; encoded by the coding sequence ATGTCTTCGATCGACGAATCCAAAGCCTTCATCCCGCTCAACATCGCGGTGCTGACGATTTCCGACACCCGCTCGCTGGCGGATGACAAGTCGGGCACCACGCTGGCCGACCGTCTCACCGCGGCCGGCCACAAGCTCGCGGCGCGCGAGATCGTCACCGACGATGTCGAGGCGATCCGCGCCGTGATCCGGCGCTGGATCGCGGACCCCGGCGTCGATGCAGTCATCACCACCGGCGGCACAGGCTTTACCGGCCGCGACGTGACGCCGGAGGCGGTCGAGCCGCTGTTCGAGAAGCGGATGGACGGCTTTTCGATCGCCTTCCACATGCTGAGCCACGCCAAGATCGGGGCCTCGACGATCCAGAGCCGCGCCACCGCCGGCGTTGCCGGCGCGACCTTCATTTTCTGCCTGCCCGGTTCGCCCGGCGCCTGCCGCGACGGCTGGGACGGCATCCTGGCCGCGCAGCTCGACTACCGCACGCGGCCATGCAATTTCGTCGAGATCATGCCGCGGCTCGACGAGCACCTGCGCCGCCCGAAGGCGAAAGGGTCGAGCGCGTAG
- a CDS encoding helix-turn-helix domain-containing GNAT family N-acetyltransferase, whose translation MKSNISDATLDSQVAAVRGFSRFYTRKLGIIEPKLLHSPFTLQEARIIYELAHRDHCTATDLVRDLDLDAGFVSRTLQALQRRQIVTRKPSKTDKRVNEVALTAKGRAASTDLESRSREEVATLLKQIDGNRRAAVVRAMSTIEQALEPTMQKPTSFLLRSHRVGDMGWVVSRQGQAYAEEYGWDISYEALVAEICAQFLRSFDPVREHCWIAEVDGEPVGSIFLVNGGDGVAKLRLLLVEEKARGLGVGRALVEQCIRAAREKGYKKMTLWTQSILLAARGIYARAGFQRVKEEKHHSFGVDLVGETWELEL comes from the coding sequence ATGAAATCAAACATCTCGGATGCCACCCTCGACAGCCAGGTTGCCGCGGTCCGCGGCTTCAGCCGGTTCTATACCCGCAAGCTCGGCATCATCGAGCCGAAGCTGCTGCACTCGCCGTTCACGCTGCAGGAAGCGCGGATCATCTACGAGCTCGCGCATCGCGATCACTGCACCGCGACCGACCTGGTGCGCGACCTCGACCTCGACGCCGGCTTTGTCAGCCGCACGCTACAAGCGCTGCAGCGCCGCCAGATCGTGACGCGCAAGCCGTCGAAGACCGACAAGCGTGTCAACGAGGTGGCGCTGACCGCCAAGGGCCGCGCCGCGTCGACCGACCTCGAAAGCCGTTCGCGCGAGGAGGTCGCCACACTGTTGAAGCAGATCGACGGCAACCGCCGCGCGGCGGTGGTGCGAGCGATGAGTACGATCGAACAAGCGTTGGAGCCGACGATGCAGAAACCCACCAGCTTCCTGCTGCGCAGCCACCGTGTCGGTGACATGGGCTGGGTGGTCTCGCGACAGGGACAGGCCTATGCCGAGGAATATGGCTGGGACATCAGCTACGAGGCATTGGTGGCGGAGATCTGCGCGCAATTTCTCAGATCGTTCGATCCGGTCCGCGAGCATTGCTGGATCGCCGAGGTCGACGGCGAGCCGGTCGGTTCGATCTTCCTTGTCAACGGCGGCGACGGTGTCGCGAAGCTGCGGCTGTTGCTGGTCGAGGAGAAAGCGCGCGGGCTCGGCGTCGGCCGCGCCCTGGTGGAGCAATGCATCCGCGCCGCGCGCGAGAAGGGCTACAAGAAGATGACGCTGTGGACCCAGAGCATCCTGCTCGCCGCACGCGGCATCTACGCCCGCGCCGGCTTCCAGCGGGTGAAGGAAGAGAAGCACCACAGCTTTGGCGTCGATCTGGTCGGCGAGACCTGGGAGCTTGAGCTGTGA
- a CDS encoding glycosyl transferase: MLSVIIPTDGIERTAVATLAALVPGAAAGVIREVLLVDRTDSDVMERVADVAGCGFLRFEGTRAAALAAGARQARSPWLMFLHPGAVLDAGWIEETTQFIQMVAASGKDRAGIFRYARAPYTDPGLRDGLKFVARMITGPSAEQGLLIAREHYERIGGYRPDARRSEARLLRRLGRSSRTMLRSRIMVA, from the coding sequence ATGTTGAGCGTGATCATTCCAACCGACGGGATCGAGCGCACCGCGGTCGCAACATTGGCGGCGCTGGTGCCGGGCGCGGCCGCCGGTGTCATCCGCGAGGTGCTGCTGGTCGACCGTACCGACAGCGACGTGATGGAGCGCGTTGCCGACGTCGCCGGCTGCGGCTTCCTGCGCTTCGAGGGCACGCGCGCCGCAGCGCTGGCGGCGGGCGCACGGCAGGCGCGTTCGCCCTGGCTGATGTTCCTGCATCCGGGCGCGGTGCTCGATGCCGGCTGGATCGAGGAGACCACCCAGTTCATCCAGATGGTGGCGGCAAGCGGCAAGGACCGCGCCGGCATCTTCCGCTACGCCCGCGCGCCCTACACCGACCCCGGCCTGCGCGACGGCCTCAAATTCGTCGCCCGGATGATCACCGGGCCCTCGGCCGAACAGGGCCTGCTGATCGCCCGCGAGCACTACGAGCGGATCGGCGGCTACCGGCCGGACGCACGCCGCTCCGAGGCGCGCCTGCTACGCCGGCTCGGCCGCTCCTCGCGCACCATGCTGCGCAGCCGGATCATGGTCGCTTAG